The following coding sequences lie in one Candidatus Limnocylindrales bacterium genomic window:
- a CDS encoding universal stress protein — MIKSILIPFDGSEHARTALRYGIQLGRWDRARIDGLFVIDIRAILQPPTTPLAVEAFLPDTGNVELNFNLELQKKLAETGESILKDFEDLCDREGVRHGRIFLETGFIAPTICERGKTADIIILGKEGLFEETGASGESKAQVPDKLLGPVVTEVMRTAIRPVLVVPCEYREIKRILIAYDGHEAASRVLQIAAYLGAVGEFDLKILVVTDSPSEGRKIGQQAEDYLQAYELQPHLIMETGNPVEKILAVARQEAIDLIAMGAFGKSKIRELFLGSTTEAVVKEADCPVLLHQ, encoded by the coding sequence ATGATAAAAAGTATACTTATCCCCTTTGATGGCTCTGAGCATGCCAGGACGGCTCTTAGATATGGTATTCAACTGGGTCGATGGGATCGGGCCAGGATAGATGGACTGTTTGTGATCGATATTCGGGCTATCCTCCAACCTCCCACAACCCCCTTAGCCGTTGAAGCGTTCTTACCGGATACCGGAAATGTAGAACTTAACTTCAATTTAGAACTTCAAAAAAAGCTGGCTGAAACCGGTGAATCTATTCTTAAAGACTTTGAAGACCTCTGTGATAGAGAAGGAGTCCGGCATGGAAGAATTTTTTTAGAAACAGGTTTTATTGCACCCACCATTTGTGAAAGAGGGAAAACTGCCGATATAATTATACTCGGAAAAGAAGGGCTTTTTGAGGAGACGGGGGCTTCTGGAGAGTCTAAGGCGCAAGTTCCGGATAAACTCCTGGGTCCGGTAGTCACTGAGGTTATGAGGACGGCTATCCGACCGGTCCTGGTGGTCCCCTGCGAATATAGGGAAATAAAACGTATCCTGATCGCCTATGATGGCCATGAGGCTGCAAGTCGAGTTCTCCAAATAGCAGCCTACCTGGGGGCCGTCGGGGAGTTTGATCTGAAAATTCTGGTGGTCACAGATTCCCCCTCTGAAGGGAGAAAGATCGGTCAACAGGCCGAGGACTACCTCCAGGCTTATGAACTCCAACCTCACCTTATCATGGAGACCGGAAATCCCGTTGAGAAAATATTAGCAGTTGCCAGACAAGAGGCTATCGATCTCATCGCCATGGGCGCTTTTGGGAAAAGTAAAATACGGGAATTGTTTTTGGGAAGTACCACCGAAGCGGTAGTCAAAGAAGCGGATTGTCCCGTGCTTTTGCATCAATAG
- a CDS encoding helix-hairpin-helix domain-containing protein, producing the protein MEKKSDRNKSRINLNTASDEELKRILKSDQLIQTIKEKRPFHNLEDLWEIPGINRELFDELRKIVYLSGGEAEGKEGISSTLPASGPIVDPELSEEMGTDHPGKTGRDTQFESER; encoded by the coding sequence ATGGAAAAGAAATCAGATAGGAACAAATCCCGGATCAATCTTAACACCGCCAGTGATGAAGAGTTAAAAAGAATCCTTAAAAGCGATCAATTGATACAAACCATTAAAGAAAAACGACCTTTTCATAACCTGGAAGATCTTTGGGAGATTCCAGGGATCAACCGGGAACTCTTTGATGAGCTGAGAAAGATCGTCTATCTGAGTGGTGGGGAAGCAGAAGGAAAGGAAGGAATATCATCTACCCTACCGGCTTCGGGTCCTATCGTTGATCCCGAGCTGAGTGAGGAAATGGGAACCGACCATCCGGGTAAGACCGGGAGAGATACCCAGTTCGAATCGGAAAGATAA
- a CDS encoding glucose 1-dehydrogenase — translation MGVLDFFRLDGKVAVVTGAGQGLGQGMALALAEAGADIVIAELNQEAGETTAKMVQERGRQALVVKVDVSQMGEVNSMVRTVIESWKRIDILVNNAGITFVRPALEISEAEWDKVLAVDLKAIFLCCRAVAPYMIQQGGGKIINIASMAGFYINRDADYVHYHAAKGGVITLTKALAVEWAKYHIYVNAISPGFFLTPMNAARANTPAIRAIRVDQGVIKRYGEPYQDLGGAVVYLASSASNFVTGHNLVVDGGYAL, via the coding sequence ATGGGGGTTTTAGATTTCTTCCGTTTAGATGGGAAAGTCGCTGTGGTAACAGGGGCTGGACAGGGCCTGGGACAAGGAATGGCGCTGGCTCTGGCCGAAGCCGGAGCCGATATTGTGATTGCCGAACTCAATCAAGAAGCCGGAGAAACAACGGCTAAAATGGTTCAAGAAAGGGGACGGCAAGCTCTTGTGGTAAAGGTGGATGTTTCCCAGATGGGAGAGGTGAATTCCATGGTCAGGACCGTCATCGAGTCGTGGAAACGGATCGACATTCTGGTGAACAATGCCGGAATCACGTTTGTTCGACCGGCTTTGGAGATCTCCGAGGCGGAGTGGGATAAGGTTTTGGCTGTCGACCTCAAAGCCATTTTTCTCTGCTGCCGGGCAGTAGCCCCCTATATGATCCAACAGGGGGGAGGTAAAATTATCAATATTGCGTCTATGGCCGGATTTTATATCAATCGGGATGCAGATTACGTCCATTACCATGCTGCCAAAGGCGGAGTTATCACGCTGACCAAAGCCCTGGCTGTGGAGTGGGCAAAGTATCATATCTATGTGAACGCCATCAGTCCCGGGTTTTTCCTTACCCCTATGAATGCAGCCCGGGCTAATACCCCGGCCATCCGGGCGATTCGTGTTGATCAGGGAGTTATTAAACGTTATGGAGAGCCTTATCAGGACCTGGGAGGGGCTGTGGTTTATCTGGCTTCTTCTGCATCCAATTTTGTTACTGGTCATAATCTGGTGGTCGACGGGGGATATGCCCTTTAA
- a CDS encoding RNA polymerase sigma factor RpoD/SigA: MVRPSKKKLKKSKLKFSQKMTTASPLQAYFRKIGSIPITTREEEIELGKGIQNGDEQAFNRLVEGNLKFVVNIAQQYQGCGLDLLDLINEGNLGLIEAAKRFNPSKGVKFISYGVWWVRQAIMQALAEQGSIIRIPMRQADMIIKLGKVYKDLMQEKIAESPSPEDLASRLNIPVKKVESLLGLSWGPLSLDTPISDNEGTTFVDTIRGKNYLSPEQWVIKESLMEELRELLSGLDPREETILKLRYGINGGKPMTLAEIGKQLNLSRERVRQLEKRAKERLKKRAITRSLEDYLN, encoded by the coding sequence ATGGTAAGACCATCCAAAAAGAAGCTAAAAAAATCTAAACTTAAATTTTCACAGAAAATGACTACAGCAAGTCCTCTTCAAGCCTATTTTAGAAAGATAGGCAGCATTCCTATAACAACCCGAGAAGAAGAAATAGAGCTGGGGAAAGGGATCCAAAACGGTGATGAGCAAGCTTTTAATCGGCTTGTAGAAGGAAACTTAAAATTTGTAGTCAATATTGCTCAGCAGTATCAAGGATGTGGATTGGATTTACTTGATCTTATCAATGAGGGGAATTTGGGCTTAATCGAAGCCGCTAAAAGATTCAACCCCTCGAAAGGAGTCAAATTTATCTCCTATGGGGTATGGTGGGTTAGACAGGCCATCATGCAAGCCTTGGCTGAGCAAGGGAGTATTATTCGGATTCCTATGCGACAGGCCGATATGATCATCAAACTGGGTAAAGTCTATAAGGATCTCATGCAGGAAAAAATAGCCGAATCCCCCAGCCCGGAAGATTTGGCGAGTAGATTAAATATTCCGGTCAAAAAAGTCGAATCTCTCTTAGGATTATCCTGGGGTCCTTTATCCCTGGACACTCCCATCTCCGATAATGAAGGAACCACTTTTGTGGACACCATCCGAGGAAAAAACTACCTCTCTCCGGAGCAGTGGGTAATTAAAGAGTCTCTCATGGAGGAGCTTAGGGAACTGCTCAGTGGACTTGATCCCAGGGAAGAGACCATTCTAAAACTGAGGTATGGAATTAATGGGGGAAAACCTATGACGTTGGCAGAAATAGGGAAACAATTAAACCTGAGTAGAGAAAGAGTTCGTCAACTCGAGAAAAGGGCCAAGGAGCGGTTAAAGAAAAGGGCTATAACCCGAAGTTTAGAAGACTATCTAAATTGA
- a CDS encoding SLC13 family permease, translated as MQIALVLFLLSLAVVFFILEIISVDLVALLLMIAFVTFRILTPEEAFAGLSNDVIIFFGGLFVLTAALLRTGVINYIGQRIIRFGGTNPWRLLGVMMLLVAGVSSFLSNLATVAIFLPIALGASQKARIHESKLLIPVAYASILGGTCTLVGTSTNIIMNGILQKYDLPAFSLFEFTPLGILITVTGLLYLLFVGIRWLPERQVESLSEEYHLREYVTEVMVLPDSPLIGKTLAECAFSTELDLNVLSIIRGNRYILAPRTYETIREGDRLLLEGRIESILKLKAEEGLEIKGEALMSDQDLESEDIKLMEILIPPRSKLIGENLKGLNFRPRYGLTVLAIYRHGETLRDKLSRIRLASGDILLTQGHRDSLLLLRQDPDFMVLGEVEGRSYRKKRAVYALSIFALSLLVGSLQMVPFSIAMLSGAILTILTKCVTLKEAYDSIDWKTLVLVAGLLSAGVAMEKTGTARFLSDQLLSLMGSPKPMLTLLLLFLLTMLLSQPLSNAAAAALVAPIAFNLATQMNVNPRAFMVTVTMAASCSFMTPLEPACLLVYGPGKYTFLDFFKVGFPLTLLVLLMVVMMVPIFWPL; from the coding sequence ATGCAAATTGCCCTTGTTTTATTTCTGTTGTCCCTGGCCGTTGTATTTTTCATACTCGAAATCATCTCCGTGGATCTGGTTGCGCTCCTTTTAATGATAGCCTTTGTAACGTTCCGTATTCTTACTCCAGAAGAGGCTTTTGCCGGATTGAGCAACGACGTCATTATTTTCTTTGGAGGATTATTTGTTTTAACGGCCGCTTTACTTCGAACCGGAGTTATAAACTATATCGGTCAGAGAATTATTCGGTTTGGAGGAACAAATCCCTGGAGACTCCTGGGGGTGATGATGCTTCTGGTTGCCGGAGTTTCTTCTTTTCTCAGCAACCTGGCAACGGTAGCCATTTTTCTTCCCATAGCTTTGGGAGCATCCCAAAAAGCCAGAATCCATGAATCCAAGCTTTTAATACCTGTGGCTTACGCTTCTATTCTGGGAGGAACCTGTACCCTGGTAGGGACCTCCACGAATATTATCATGAACGGAATCCTCCAAAAATATGATCTCCCGGCCTTTTCACTTTTTGAGTTCACTCCGTTGGGTATTTTGATTACCGTCACAGGCCTGCTCTATTTACTTTTTGTGGGAATTCGATGGCTTCCAGAAAGACAGGTAGAAAGTCTGAGTGAAGAGTACCATCTTCGGGAGTATGTTACAGAAGTTATGGTACTCCCCGATTCCCCGCTCATTGGTAAAACTTTGGCAGAGTGTGCTTTTAGCACGGAGTTAGATCTGAATGTTCTAAGTATTATCCGCGGAAATCGATATATCTTAGCGCCTCGAACGTATGAAACTATCCGCGAAGGAGATCGTCTTTTGTTAGAGGGAAGGATAGAGAGCATCCTGAAATTAAAAGCAGAGGAAGGGCTTGAGATTAAAGGGGAAGCCCTTATGAGCGACCAGGATCTGGAATCTGAAGATATCAAACTCATGGAGATTTTGATTCCTCCCCGTTCCAAATTGATCGGAGAAAATCTCAAAGGACTCAATTTTCGTCCCCGGTATGGCTTAACGGTTTTAGCCATTTACCGGCATGGAGAAACTTTGAGGGATAAACTCAGCCGGATTCGACTTGCATCCGGGGATATTTTGCTGACCCAGGGCCATCGGGATAGCCTTTTACTCCTCAGACAGGATCCGGACTTTATGGTACTCGGAGAGGTAGAAGGCCGGTCGTATCGTAAAAAAAGGGCTGTTTATGCTTTAAGCATCTTTGCCTTATCTCTGCTGGTAGGAAGCCTTCAGATGGTACCTTTTTCCATTGCCATGTTATCCGGGGCTATTTTGACCATTTTAACAAAATGTGTGACCCTTAAAGAAGCCTATGATTCCATCGACTGGAAAACCCTGGTTCTTGTTGCCGGTCTACTTTCCGCGGGGGTTGCCATGGAAAAGACGGGAACGGCCAGATTTCTATCCGATCAACTTCTAAGCCTGATGGGATCTCCCAAACCGATGCTCACCCTTCTGTTGTTGTTTCTCTTAACCATGCTCCTCAGTCAGCCTTTATCCAATGCAGCCGCCGCCGCGCTGGTTGCTCCCATTGCTTTCAACCTGGCTACTCAGATGAATGTTAACCCCAGGGCCTTTATGGTTACTGTAACCATGGCGGCCTCTTGTTCTTTTATGACGCCTCTGGAGCCGGCGTGTTTGTTGGTCTATGGGCCTGGCAAATACACCTTTCTTGATTTTTTCAAGGTAGGATTCCCTTTAACCCTTTTAGTTCTCCTGATGGTGGTTATGATGGTTCCTATTTTTTGGCCCCTTTAA
- a CDS encoding diacylglycerol kinase family protein, whose translation MPDLSDTKVRFILNPRAGSGKYLEKLIQWIHLTFSETGIKYDIQITQKRRDGMKLAQEAIREGYLRIVAAGGDGTINEVGNALVHTEAILGIIPIGSGNGLARALKIPLDWKKACQLLFNGRIHKIDIGKLSSGFHTRYFFATAGVGFEAYLGCLYDKNATSRRGIWPYFFLALREFHKFQPPEMMLEFTTPIGQKKIIGNPFIVTIANTEQFGGGAIIAPGALPDDGVLNLCIIYKLSFLQALYHAPKLFTGNITRVPQMMMYPITSLNITRKSSTPVQVDGEPVMCGPEVSVTVLPGALKVFTC comes from the coding sequence ATGCCTGATTTATCTGATACCAAAGTTCGATTTATTCTAAATCCCCGAGCAGGAAGCGGAAAATACCTAGAAAAACTCATCCAGTGGATTCATCTGACTTTCTCGGAGACAGGTATAAAATACGATATTCAAATAACCCAGAAGCGGAGGGATGGTATGAAATTAGCGCAGGAGGCGATCCGAGAAGGTTATCTTCGCATAGTTGCCGCAGGAGGGGATGGAACGATCAATGAGGTCGGCAATGCTCTCGTTCACACCGAGGCGATTTTAGGAATTATTCCCATCGGTTCGGGTAATGGGCTTGCCCGTGCCCTAAAGATTCCTCTGGATTGGAAGAAAGCCTGTCAACTTCTCTTCAACGGAAGAATTCATAAGATAGATATTGGAAAACTGAGCTCAGGGTTCCATACAAGATATTTCTTTGCCACAGCAGGTGTGGGATTTGAGGCTTACCTGGGCTGTTTATATGATAAAAATGCGACCTCCCGTCGAGGTATATGGCCCTACTTTTTCCTGGCCCTTCGAGAATTCCATAAATTTCAACCGCCTGAAATGATGCTGGAATTTACCACCCCGATAGGACAGAAGAAAATAATAGGGAATCCCTTTATTGTAACCATTGCTAATACGGAGCAGTTTGGGGGTGGGGCTATTATTGCTCCAGGAGCATTACCGGATGATGGCGTTTTAAATCTTTGTATTATTTACAAACTCAGCTTTCTTCAGGCACTTTATCATGCTCCCAAGCTTTTTACAGGAAACATCACCCGGGTGCCTCAAATGATGATGTACCCTATAACGAGCTTGAACATCACTCGAAAGTCTTCGACCCCCGTCCAGGTGGATGGAGAACCTGTGATGTGTGGCCCAGAAGTGAGTGTAACCGTTTTACCTGGAGCTTTAAAGGTGTTCACCTGTTAA